One stretch of Nitrospirota bacterium DNA includes these proteins:
- a CDS encoding prepilin-type N-terminal cleavage/methylation domain-containing protein yields the protein MLGSKNRQSGFTLIELMIAVAIIGVAMAIAIPNFTRMYIDYEAKATASEITRFLVLARTRAQTTNQTLNVQIVFTNGLIQMAAINFAGTQVFRNGFDAVHMAPLTFNNGAIANGGVVQFNSVGFRTSAPGTGVQTIIVGGALAGTPTTQYQINIAPSGTSGLVRL from the coding sequence ATGCTCGGATCGAAGAATCGCCAGAGCGGTTTTACGTTGATCGAGCTGATGATCGCTGTGGCGATTATCGGGGTCGCGATGGCGATCGCCATACCGAATTTTACACGGATGTACATAGACTATGAAGCGAAAGCGACGGCCTCCGAGATTACTCGATTTCTTGTCTTGGCTCGCACTAGAGCGCAGACGACGAATCAGACCCTGAACGTCCAAATCGTATTTACGAATGGGCTGATCCAAATGGCCGCCATCAATTTTGCCGGTACTCAGGTCTTTCGGAACGGGTTTGATGCGGTACATATGGCGCCATTAACTTTCAATAACGGCGCGATTGCAAACGGTGGGGTGGTCCAATTTAATTCCGTGGGGTTTAGGACCAGTGCCCCTGGTACGGGAGTTCAGACGATTATTGTTGGGGGGGCTCTGGCTGGGACTCCGACGACGCAGTATCAGATTAACATTGCGCCGAGTGGGACCAGCGGGCTTGTGAGGTTGTGA
- a CDS encoding PilX N-terminal domain-containing pilus assembly protein has product MSERRNRSQIRDERGVSLITVMMVLFIMTLMGISVLTMTGFEKQMASSSSASESATSAAESCVSTAANVLQQSLQAHVVPTTLLANAVPPGPVPLANQAVLNSEIISDGGNLDFPTGVGSAPNLVMAIGNYQVFGDIDRLYLKCEGSNCDASSGEIRLDIFYQITCVAQNLATGTTSQVGALYACHNTGSFCQPRPY; this is encoded by the coding sequence ATGAGTGAGCGGCGCAATAGGTCACAGATCAGGGATGAGCGGGGGGTCAGTCTCATCACCGTCATGATGGTGCTCTTCATCATGACCTTGATGGGAATTTCAGTTCTCACCATGACGGGATTTGAAAAGCAAATGGCCAGTTCCAGCAGCGCCAGTGAGTCTGCAACGAGCGCGGCGGAATCTTGCGTGAGTACCGCAGCGAATGTCCTCCAGCAGAGTCTTCAAGCTCATGTCGTGCCGACAACGTTGCTTGCTAATGCAGTTCCGCCTGGCCCGGTGCCACTAGCGAATCAGGCCGTATTAAACAGTGAGATTATCAGCGATGGAGGCAACTTGGATTTCCCAACCGGAGTAGGCTCTGCGCCAAACCTGGTGATGGCCATAGGTAACTATCAGGTATTTGGTGACATAGATCGGCTCTATCTCAAATGCGAAGGCAGCAATTGTGATGCAAGTAGTGGGGAGATCAGGCTCGATATTTTTTATCAAATCACTTGTGTGGCGCAAAATCTGGCTACAGGGACGACCAGTCAAGTCGGGGCGTTGTATGCCTGCCACAATACAGGTTCGTTTTGTCAGCCGAGGCCGTACTAG
- a CDS encoding prepilin-type N-terminal cleavage/methylation domain-containing protein yields the protein MAINWSRQEQGFTLIEAMVSSAILAVGLLALSAMTTLSFTRNSDGNEVTVATNLATELVERMQFNRRNLVNGYNGINLTSANAALCTQNPLTQPVARGDCLQWQARLFAAGLVGVQANVAAAAVGPVGLNQNNINVNVTWTGSSRNTISGGSAAWVAGTKVVTLNTMIAPE from the coding sequence ATGGCGATAAACTGGTCTCGACAAGAACAGGGGTTCACGCTCATCGAGGCCATGGTGTCGTCGGCCATTCTTGCCGTTGGGTTGCTCGCGCTATCGGCGATGACGACATTGTCGTTCACGCGCAACAGCGACGGCAATGAAGTGACGGTTGCCACGAACCTTGCGACGGAGCTTGTCGAACGGATGCAATTCAATCGACGGAATCTCGTAAATGGGTATAACGGTATCAATTTGACCTCAGCGAATGCTGCGCTCTGTACCCAGAATCCGCTGACGCAGCCGGTGGCGAGGGGAGATTGTCTGCAGTGGCAAGCTCGCCTCTTCGCGGCTGGATTGGTAGGGGTCCAAGCCAATGTGGCGGCGGCCGCTGTGGGGCCGGTTGGGCTCAATCAAAACAACATCAATGTGAACGTCACGTGGACCGGATCAAGTCGAAACACCATTTCCGGGGGGTCGGCCGCCTGGGTAGCAGGGACCAAAGTTGTTACGTTGAATACGATGATCGCACCAGAGTGA
- a CDS encoding PilC/PilY family type IV pilus protein: protein MKSRSIATRGTVMLALVGCLVGPSALQAQTMDQYFAVPPFVSDQVAPNIILLLDNSGSMSGLACDLSNPADGDCSDAGDRPFANTFNFTGYFDSLLCYTYDAGADARFEPATVKAALATACPITEWDGNFLNFATFRRFDALKKSMIGGDCFVARAADGTCPTNGTPALRTVRAQATGVNIELVDTDYAGGVGATTYVGRIPLADRSGSPAQLWIGVADGYFCVDNDSTFNNNCGDGYSQRKYELKIGYTAEPTGVIQQIGAQARFGLFEFKPAGDGARMLVGVGSRQSIDFSGSTVETFTTNTAAMVDAVQESFPSTWTPLSESLYETARYIAQINSTYLAGSYVYPIAFSGGVSNGVAFGASGVGSIGASEITALTGAETCTAGAGYIANACGRDPYFFGSNHTPAWATTSTQVRCCKTFVILVTDGEPTQDTNIPAGVQDYAHGQHGLHCVGGNATIHAPNGTCNTNSATTAATLLGEHKTDYASSGNHYLDDVAYWAHTNDLRPCNGTAPALTDGTIAVLNVTGHCLEGLQSISVYTFFAFGNIAGREILMHTAKLGGFEDSNNNNLPDLVTEWDKVINATGAPGTDGIPDNYFESSNVDDLQDRLMATITAILRKSSSGTAISVLATSASGEGSVYQAYFYTSTVGQGGANVKWTGYAQGLFIDHLGNFREDTNQDGRLVYEDDYIVRTRYDNNIASLTYGKVLVDKFGDANGDGTADSTTPTTAGLELKDIRPFWEGGKQLADMASADRHLFTWVDSNNDGLVQQASEQMLFNTTNSGTLSPYLRASAAPYTANNIINFVRGDEIAGMRTRMLETPLGSGTYKVWKLGDPIHSTPTIVAAPRANYDLIYGDASYTDFYLRWKGRREVIYVGANDGMLHAFNGGYYHKSDDLSTGTAASPIVEHGWYTNTPTLDNRGQHLGDELWGFIPYQLLPQLQWLTRADYTHVYYVDLKPTVADVRIFTDDGPNGTHPGGWGTVLIGGFRMGGSCGRCASGTGAPPMTVNIAGTDRTFYSAYFVLDITNPDVEPPVLWSFSDVDLGLTIGAPSVMRVSPTADAKTDNTNAKWMVLFGSGPNGYSADLPAAPTQTAAVYAVDLKLGPGAGNSQVTRMQTGSWRSFLGNIAVLDRNFDYRHDVAYFGRTMHDGSLPWRGKMYRLTTSGCTNAPCSTSTWGVASGGSRSATEMIDTFLDYTASTSVTSEMGPVTTAPSVTIDDANKVWVFFGTGRYLSNSDKTDTAQQYLFGIKDSVMNSVCTQTNTINCQNTDLVNTTSAVVCVVCSTGTNQVTDPNNPGVTDVASGLTSMVGLIQSKDGWYVKLATAAGTSAERSVSSPVVLAGAVFFPTLIPTNDFCSSTGTSYLYAFYYKTGSAYSSPIIGTTTSGANTNNSTRVLMGEGVASQVAVHIDGPGTANGSSSGGGSGGKPPIKYCSQMSTGSSECKDANGPNPPWSRYLTWLRQRA from the coding sequence ATGAAAAGCCGGAGTATCGCCACTCGTGGAACCGTCATGCTGGCGTTGGTGGGTTGTCTCGTGGGGCCTAGTGCGCTGCAGGCCCAGACAATGGACCAGTATTTTGCCGTGCCGCCTTTCGTCAGCGACCAAGTGGCGCCCAATATCATTCTGTTGCTCGACAACTCCGGCAGTATGAGCGGTTTGGCCTGCGATCTCTCCAACCCTGCCGATGGGGATTGCAGCGATGCCGGTGATCGACCCTTCGCGAACACGTTCAACTTCACCGGGTACTTCGACTCCCTCCTTTGCTACACATACGACGCGGGTGCCGATGCGCGCTTCGAGCCTGCGACGGTTAAGGCCGCGTTAGCGACCGCTTGTCCCATTACCGAGTGGGATGGAAACTTTTTGAATTTTGCGACCTTCCGGCGGTTCGATGCGCTCAAGAAATCGATGATCGGCGGCGACTGCTTTGTTGCACGAGCAGCGGACGGGACCTGTCCGACGAATGGCACACCGGCGCTGCGCACAGTGCGGGCACAAGCGACCGGAGTGAATATAGAGTTAGTGGATACTGACTATGCGGGAGGAGTCGGGGCGACAACCTACGTCGGAAGAATTCCCTTGGCTGACAGATCCGGCAGCCCCGCACAACTCTGGATCGGTGTAGCCGACGGATATTTCTGCGTCGATAACGACAGCACGTTTAATAATAACTGCGGAGATGGGTACAGCCAAAGAAAGTATGAACTCAAGATCGGATATACCGCCGAGCCAACGGGGGTCATCCAACAGATTGGCGCTCAGGCGCGATTTGGTCTCTTTGAATTTAAGCCTGCGGGTGACGGTGCCAGAATGCTGGTGGGCGTCGGATCTCGCCAATCGATCGATTTCTCCGGATCGACCGTGGAGACCTTCACTACCAATACGGCAGCCATGGTGGATGCGGTCCAGGAATCGTTCCCCTCGACCTGGACGCCTCTGTCCGAGTCTCTCTATGAAACGGCCCGATATATTGCCCAGATCAACTCCACATATCTAGCCGGTTCCTATGTCTATCCCATTGCCTTTTCCGGAGGGGTTTCAAACGGTGTGGCCTTTGGAGCGTCGGGGGTGGGTTCAATAGGCGCGTCTGAAATTACCGCGCTGACCGGTGCCGAAACCTGCACGGCTGGGGCCGGCTATATCGCCAACGCTTGCGGACGAGATCCATACTTTTTCGGAAGCAACCACACGCCTGCTTGGGCCACGACATCTACACAGGTCCGCTGCTGCAAAACGTTTGTGATCCTTGTAACGGATGGGGAGCCGACACAGGATACCAATATTCCAGCAGGGGTTCAGGATTACGCCCATGGGCAACATGGGCTTCACTGCGTGGGCGGGAACGCGACCATCCATGCGCCCAATGGTACCTGCAATACGAATAGTGCCACTACTGCCGCAACGTTGTTAGGGGAACATAAGACGGATTATGCATCGAGTGGTAACCACTATTTGGATGATGTGGCCTATTGGGCCCATACGAACGACCTCCGTCCCTGTAACGGAACTGCCCCAGCTCTTACCGATGGGACAATTGCCGTCCTGAACGTAACGGGTCATTGTTTGGAGGGGCTCCAAAGTATTTCAGTCTACACGTTTTTCGCCTTCGGCAACATTGCGGGCAGAGAAATCTTGATGCACACAGCCAAGCTGGGTGGTTTCGAGGACAGCAACAACAATAACCTTCCAGACCTGGTGACGGAGTGGGACAAGGTGATCAATGCGACTGGCGCACCTGGGACCGACGGAATTCCCGATAACTATTTCGAATCCTCTAATGTCGACGACCTTCAAGATCGGCTGATGGCGACGATTACGGCGATCTTGCGGAAGAGTTCGTCCGGAACAGCCATTTCCGTGTTGGCCACCTCTGCCAGCGGTGAGGGGAGCGTTTACCAAGCGTACTTCTATACCAGCACTGTCGGGCAGGGTGGAGCCAATGTGAAGTGGACCGGGTATGCGCAGGGCTTGTTCATCGACCATCTGGGGAATTTTCGAGAAGATACGAATCAAGATGGAAGATTGGTCTACGAAGATGACTACATCGTGAGGACTCGGTACGACAACAACATCGCCAGCCTTACGTATGGAAAAGTGCTTGTCGACAAGTTTGGAGATGCGAACGGCGACGGGACCGCCGACAGTACGACACCCACAACCGCAGGCCTGGAGTTGAAAGATATTCGTCCCTTCTGGGAGGGAGGCAAGCAGTTGGCCGATATGGCCTCTGCGGACAGACATCTGTTCACCTGGGTCGACTCCAACAATGATGGACTCGTGCAGCAGGCAAGCGAACAGATGCTATTTAATACGACGAATTCGGGAACGCTGAGTCCGTATCTGCGGGCCAGCGCCGCCCCCTACACGGCCAATAATATTATCAACTTCGTCCGTGGGGATGAAATCGCGGGGATGCGTACGCGCATGCTGGAAACGCCGCTCGGCAGCGGCACGTATAAGGTATGGAAACTGGGCGATCCCATTCACTCGACGCCCACCATTGTGGCTGCGCCGCGGGCAAACTACGATCTCATTTATGGAGATGCTTCCTACACGGACTTCTATCTCCGATGGAAGGGGCGTCGAGAAGTCATCTACGTGGGCGCGAATGACGGAATGTTACATGCGTTTAATGGCGGGTACTACCACAAGAGCGACGATTTAAGCACGGGAACCGCTGCCAGCCCTATAGTCGAGCACGGGTGGTACACCAATACTCCAACTCTGGACAACCGAGGACAGCATCTTGGAGACGAGCTGTGGGGATTTATTCCCTATCAACTCCTGCCTCAGTTGCAGTGGCTGACGAGGGCTGACTACACCCATGTTTACTATGTGGATCTCAAACCAACCGTAGCGGATGTTCGCATCTTTACGGACGATGGGCCGAATGGTACTCATCCTGGTGGCTGGGGCACGGTCTTGATTGGAGGATTCCGTATGGGAGGGAGCTGCGGGAGATGTGCGTCCGGCACGGGCGCTCCTCCGATGACAGTTAATATTGCCGGGACGGATCGCACATTTTACAGCGCCTACTTTGTGCTGGATATCACCAATCCAGACGTGGAGCCCCCAGTCCTCTGGAGCTTCAGCGACGTCGATTTGGGGCTGACGATCGGTGCTCCGTCGGTGATGCGAGTGAGTCCGACGGCGGATGCGAAGACCGATAACACCAATGCGAAATGGATGGTCTTGTTCGGCTCAGGGCCGAATGGTTACTCGGCGGACTTGCCCGCCGCCCCTACACAAACAGCCGCGGTGTATGCCGTGGATTTAAAGCTTGGGCCTGGGGCCGGCAATTCCCAGGTGACGAGAATGCAGACCGGTTCCTGGCGATCATTTCTCGGTAATATTGCAGTGCTGGATCGGAATTTCGACTACCGGCACGATGTCGCGTATTTCGGACGTACGATGCATGATGGGTCTCTGCCCTGGAGAGGCAAGATGTATCGGTTGACGACCAGTGGCTGCACGAACGCTCCTTGCAGCACCTCGACCTGGGGTGTTGCCAGCGGAGGCAGTCGATCAGCCACGGAAATGATCGATACCTTCCTTGACTACACTGCGTCGACTAGTGTTACGAGCGAAATGGGGCCGGTGACGACCGCACCGTCGGTGACGATCGACGATGCCAATAAGGTCTGGGTCTTTTTCGGAACAGGCCGTTACTTGAGTAATTCCGATAAAACCGACACCGCGCAGCAGTACCTCTTTGGGATTAAAGACAGTGTGATGAACTCAGTCTGTACCCAGACAAATACGATAAACTGCCAAAACACCGATCTGGTGAACACGACGAGTGCAGTAGTCTGCGTTGTCTGTTCCACTGGGACGAACCAAGTGACGGATCCCAACAATCCTGGAGTCACTGATGTTGCGTCGGGTCTCACCTCGATGGTGGGGCTGATCCAAAGCAAGGACGGGTGGTACGTCAAGCTGGCGACTGCGGCTGGCACGTCGGCAGAGCGATCAGTGTCCAGCCCAGTGGTACTTGCTGGAGCAGTGTTCTTCCCAACGCTTATTCCCACGAATGATTTCTGTTCCTCTACGGGAACGAGTTATCTCTATGCCTTCTACTATAAGACTGGGTCAGCCTATTCGTCTCCGATCATTGGGACCACCACCTCCGGAGCGAATACGAACAACAGTACCAGGGTCCTCATGGGCGAGGGGGTGGCTTCGCAAGTCGCCGTCCATATCGACGGACCAGGAACGGCGAATGGCTCCTCCAGTGGAGGAGGGAGTGGAGGAAAGCCACCGATTAAATATTGCAGCCAGATGAGCACAGGGAGTAGTGAGTGTAAGGATGCAAATGGGCCAAATCCTCCCTGGAGTCGGTATCTCACTTGGTTACGTCAGCGAGCCTGA
- a CDS encoding prepilin-type N-terminal cleavage/methylation domain-containing protein produces the protein MRSQDKPDEQGFTLVEIMVATAVTSVIVLAGMSALTMTGKAVRANEQISGAQQNARMAMEMITHDIKLAGFGPPIDPSRNPPPVGSCGIGGIPVPILPGDNNPAVGAPDTGPDQISLVVPLTFYGGPGIPAVPPAWQTTAPLGAGGGGGFATVPINAAILPNMVAAGLTANSYISLGGIVAAQVGGAAAPLVPTAPVPGPTQIPTGTQIFILQCITYQVIPQLAGGAPGADLNNICAGNAPCLVRGIANATVASFGRVLPNCNVPNSPCLPIVDGIEDLQFAYACDGCLLPAAGLSEPNGLMDDVNGNLIFDQPDYISNQIWNNPPMTPSAIKMVQVTIVARQQSVDNGLGEGNTQAGAGTLSPAFLTVDDHVHANGVFVAGDTGAQIPPYASVRRRVVTRTVETRNARPWS, from the coding sequence ATGAGATCGCAGGACAAGCCAGATGAGCAGGGGTTCACACTGGTCGAAATCATGGTGGCGACTGCCGTGACATCCGTGATCGTGTTAGCGGGTATGTCTGCCTTGACGATGACCGGCAAAGCGGTGCGGGCCAATGAGCAAATTTCCGGTGCCCAGCAGAACGCGCGTATGGCTATGGAGATGATCACCCACGACATCAAGCTGGCGGGCTTTGGGCCGCCCATCGATCCCTCAAGAAATCCGCCTCCTGTTGGAAGCTGTGGCATTGGCGGAATACCAGTGCCGATTCTCCCGGGGGATAACAATCCAGCCGTCGGGGCTCCTGATACAGGGCCGGACCAAATTTCTCTCGTGGTGCCCCTCACATTTTATGGTGGGCCAGGTATTCCGGCTGTGCCGCCGGCGTGGCAGACCACCGCTCCGCTTGGTGCGGGCGGAGGAGGGGGTTTTGCCACTGTACCGATCAACGCAGCCATCCTTCCCAACATGGTGGCAGCGGGACTTACAGCAAATTCCTATATTTCACTCGGCGGGATCGTCGCGGCTCAGGTGGGGGGCGCGGCGGCTCCTCTCGTGCCGACGGCTCCCGTTCCTGGACCGACACAGATTCCTACTGGGACCCAGATCTTTATCCTTCAATGCATCACCTATCAAGTTATTCCTCAGCTGGCCGGTGGCGCTCCCGGTGCAGACCTCAATAACATCTGTGCCGGCAATGCTCCCTGCTTGGTCCGCGGGATCGCGAATGCCACTGTCGCCTCATTTGGGCGCGTCCTGCCGAACTGCAATGTCCCGAACAGCCCCTGTTTGCCGATCGTCGATGGGATTGAGGACCTCCAGTTCGCCTATGCCTGCGATGGCTGCCTGCTCCCGGCAGCCGGCCTTAGCGAGCCCAATGGTCTGATGGACGACGTGAACGGAAACTTGATCTTCGACCAACCGGATTACATCTCGAATCAAATTTGGAACAATCCACCCATGACGCCGTCCGCGATCAAAATGGTTCAAGTCACGATCGTCGCCCGGCAGCAATCGGTGGATAACGGGCTCGGAGAAGGGAATACGCAGGCAGGAGCGGGAACCCTTTCCCCCGCCTTTCTCACGGTCGACGACCATGTTCATGCCAATGGCGTGTTCGTGGCCGGCGATACGGGAGCTCAGATTCCTCCCTATGCATCGGTTCGCCGGCGGGTGGTGACCAGGACTGTGGAGACGAGAAATGCGAGACCATGGTCCTGA